The following nucleotide sequence is from Chelmon rostratus isolate fCheRos1 chromosome 11, fCheRos1.pri, whole genome shotgun sequence.
GCTTGAGAGGGAGATCGAGGAGATCAGGGGGAAAGCCGAGCCCGCGTCCTGCTTGGAGGAGGAGCACGGACCCGAGCTCAGGAAGCTGAGGCAGCTGGTGCAGGACATCACTCATCAGAAGCATCGGCTTGAAATCGAGCGTGAGAATTTAGAGGACGAGCTGTCCAGCCTGAGGAGACAGCACGAGAGGGAGGCGCGGAGCAGATCCGACGCCGAGAGCAACGTCGTGGTCCTGCGGAAGCACATCAGCGACGCGGGTCAGGCGAAGCTAGAGCTGGACAAGAAAGCACAGGCTCTCGTGGACGAAATCCACTTCCTGAAGACAAACCATGAGGCCGAGGTGGCGGAGATGTTCGAGCAAATCCAGGCTGCGCGGGTGACCGTCAAGGCGCATGAATTTGGCAACCCCGGCGTCACTGCGGCACTACGGGACATCAGGGCGCAACTGGAAGGTCACACCGTGTCCGACTTCCAGCAAGTGGGGGAAACTTTCCGATCTCAGTTTGCAAGACTAACGGAGGCAGCCGAGACCAAGCGGGAGGCGTTAAAGGCGACCCAGCAGGAGATCCAGGAGCACAGGAGGCGCCTGCAGGCCAAGAACATCGAACTGGACTGCGCCAGAGGCACCAGGGAAGCgctggagcagcagcttcatGACGTCGAGGACCGCCACAAGGAGGAAATGATTCATTACCAGGTAAGACTTCTACTTAATAAACGCATGTTCAGTGTTCACGTACACGCGGTGTCCACTAACACGTGCTCCTTTCTCCCTTGCATCCAGAACACCATCAAAGACCTTGAAAATGAGCTCATCAATTGCAAATTCGACATGTCTGGTTACCTGCGGGAATACCAGGACCTGTTAAACGTGAAGATGGCTTTGGATGTGGAGATCCTGTCTTACAGGTGAGGTGTGCTGTATCCACCCGGGCTTAAGGTCAAAAAGTCTcaaacaaagaaagcagcatGAAAAATCCACGTTTTCCATACATTTCTGCACTGCACAAACTTTTGTCATCTTTTAGGGATGctgcaataaaatacaatactAGGGGAATCACATACATTGTCAATAACATATGATTGGCTAGCATTACCTCCAAGTTCAAGTAAATAAAATAgtacaaaactgcatttaaagacagaaaatactcTAAGTTTCACTTAAATCATAAGGCCAATGCCCTTCAGTAGAAGTTACACCTGCATCAACTCTGTCTCATTGATGAggatttaaataaattcagtttcAGTAATGTACGTCAGTCATTGCAGATAAAATCTGTGTCTCCTATCTGGCAGGAAGCTTCTCTGCGGTGAGGAGGCTCGACTCTCCACCATGTCAGACACCCACATCTCCTTGCCCTACATCTACCACCAGTCCCCCGTTTACACCCTGCCTTGCCTCAGCCGCCCGGGAGGCCCGCACAGACGAGCTGAGCCCCAGTACAAGTTTGTCGAGGAGATCATCACGGAGACCACCAGGGAAATTGAGATGTCAGAGTTTGAGGAGACAGGATCggaggagacagaggtgggAAAAGATGAGCAGGAGTGTGCCAAAAGAGACAGGGGGGGCAGCGAGGAAGAGAAGGATAACAAAGACGGTCGAGAGGAAGATGGTGAGCAGGCGTCTGATAGTGAGCAGAATCAAGTAGCGTCCGTGGGAAACCCAGTGAATGGAGGGGATGATGGGAGTCCTGCTGAGGTGGATGATGGTGAAAAAGGTCAGAAAAGTAAAGAAGAGTCAgaggaaactgaagcagctgagggTGAAGGAAGTGGCAGAGATAAAAATACTCAAAGCAAAGTTTTAAGTGAGAGCGCTGATGAGGGAGGAAATGAGCAACATCAAAAGGTGGCCggaaacacaaaagaagagaaagaagctgCAGTGACGACGGTAACAGATCAGAAAGATCTCTCTTCAGAAGCAAACGATTTAAAGCCAGACGTCCGTGCAGAGGAGGAGCTCCTGAAGAAATCTGACAACGGTGGAAAAGGAGATGCTGAGAACGATGGCTCGAAGGAGTCTGTTGACGAGACCTCGGCCAAAGCGTCCAAAGAATCTGACAGAACTCAGACAGAAGTGCAAGATGAGGTTCACGCTCCGGCTTCAGAAACAGCTGAGAAAACCAGCGGTTTtccagcagagacaaagagcGCTCTGTtcggagagacagagaagctTTCAGAAAAGGCTCAAGTGCCATCAAGGTCAGCAGCCAAGAGcgaggaaaaggaaaacagtcGTACAAAAGAAATCAGTGAATCCAAAGCAGCAAAAGGTGGGGATGAAGTAGCAAAAAGCATTCAAGATGCTAAACACGATAGCAATAAAGGCCGAGATAAAGAGCCATCTCTTAAATCTGAGGCGGAAAGTCGTCCTGAAGCGGAGGATCAGAAGATAAAACGGTGGTGATAAAACCCAGACGGTCCGAGCTGAGGTGCCAGTGGAGAAGCCTGCTGCC
It contains:
- the LOC121614277 gene encoding LOW QUALITY PROTEIN: neurofilament light polypeptide (The sequence of the model RefSeq protein was modified relative to this genomic sequence to represent the inferred CDS: deleted 1 base in 1 codon), whose amino-acid sequence is MDNGFALAHRIHPDQHLQYKPKRSTLDAGAAMRGTSRGTNLTNQFSGKFNEKELMHGLNDRLAGFIERVHHLQHHNHLLEREIEEIRGKAEPASCLEEEHGPELRKLRQLVQDITHQKHRLEIERENLEDELSSLRRQHEREARSRSDAESNVVVLRKHISDAGQAKLELDKKAQALVDEIHFLKTNHEAEVAEMFEQIQAARVTVKAHEFGNPGVTAALRDIRAQLEGHTVSDFQQVGETFRSQFARLTEAAETKREALKATQQEIQEHRRRLQAKNIELDCARGTREALEQQLHDVEDRHKEEMIHYQNTIKDLENELINCKFDMSGYLREYQDLLNVKMALDVEILSYRKLLCGEEARLSTMSDTHISLPYIYHQSPVYTLPCLSRPGGPHRRAEPQYKFVEEIITETTREIEMSEFEETGSEETEVGKDEQECAKRDRGGSEEEKDNKDGREEDGEQASDSEQNQVASVGNPVNGGDDGSPAEVDDGEKGQKSKEESEETEAAEGEGSGRDKNTQSKVLSESADEGGNEQHQKVAGNTKEEKEAAVTTVTDQKDLSSEANDLKPDVRAEEELLKKSDNGGKGDAENDGSKESVDETSAKASKESDRTQTEVQDEVHAPASETAEKTSGFPAETKSALFGETEKLSEKAQVPSRSAAKSEEKENSRTKEISESKAAKGGDEVAKSIQDAKHDSNKGRDKEPSLKSEAESRPEAEDQKINGGDKTQTVRAEVPVEKPAAKAEIKGFHQGAPESSQVQKSKLSEVSEKINDPQGKTVTVESSKPEKGEENALKSQTERSV